Genomic window (Caloenas nicobarica isolate bCalNic1 chromosome 37, bCalNic1.hap1, whole genome shotgun sequence):
TTTAATCCTGGGGTGAGGCCGAACCCCTAATTAAACCCTGACGAACCaaggcggcggggggcggggacGGGGAAAGTGGCCCCGAAATGCGGCTGCTCTTTCCCCTCGTTAGCGGTAATTGGCTTTTTTGgggtccccgctgccccccccacCAACCTGGGGGGAGGTTTGGCGGGGAGTGGGCTCCGATTTCCctgtttctggaagaaaaacgTGATGGGTGAACCATTTCATATGCTCATTTCGCAATAAAATTAAAACGTAAAATCTCCGTGTTTGGATAAAAATCACACCCGTGTTTCTATAAAAATACCGGATTTCTATAAAATGGAGCCGTAGTTATAAAACCACAGGCGGAGGTCGAGAAAACACCCATATTTCTAGAAAATGTCTCTCTGTTTCTATAGAACGTATTTTCCATGTATATAAACACAGATATAGTTTTTAGAAGCAGAgatatattttgtaaaaatacagatatattgTACAGAAGAGATATTTTATAAAGACGGAGATATATTTTATAGAAACTgagatatattttataaaaacgaagatatattttataaaagcagaaataaagctcGATATTTAGGTAAAAACctctatttctatttaaaaactgacgtgtgttttctctccctctcttggAACGCCCGTTTTTGAGCCGGAACGCTCCCAAAATCCCCGTTTTTCAGGCGAATCGCCCCCAGGGCCGCGTCTTGCCAGTGTTTTCAGGGGGGGGACGCCCCGTCCTCCGGTGCCCACCCCCTCCCCGGGTCCCTAATCCCGATTAGGGTGgctcggggggggggggggctctAAATTTAACCCCGGGGTGTCAGGAACAATCACGTCAGCACCTCGGGGTAATCTGGCCCAAATCCCCCCCGAATCGccccaaaaagggggaaaaaaacctcaactctgcaccccaaattacacccccccccccccccaagatCCAAAATGTCAATTTTAAAGTCCAGGTGGGGGATTTATTGATAATAAAGCACAAGGCGGGGCTGGGGTTAATTAAGGAGGGGGACGCTAACGAACGCTGACGGGTTTTCTTTATTCCGGGGGCAGCACGGGGTGAGAAACGCAGACGGGACAAAGATCCAACGGGAAACAAAGCTGAGGGGGGTGAAATCGAGAATCCAAAGCCCCCAAATTCCTCTTTCCATACCCAAAAATAATACAGGTGGTTTGTGTAGAAAACCAGGGATTTCAAAAACtgtccccgctccccgccccccatacacacacttttttatatatatatattttttttcttttgcagctcggagaggaaaagaagaaaaacaaaagtgtaCAAAAAGGAAGTGTGGGCGGGGGGGAAAAATccaaaaaaaattctcataaaCCCCTCGGAAGTCGcgtgttttgttgggttttttttttgttccgCTCGCACGTGGTGAACGGCGGCAGGAgagaccccaaacccccccagaaAAAACCcccctccctgtgtccctcCCGCCGGCCGGCCGCCCTACGCCCGCTCGCCGCGGATGCGCCGCGCCAGCTGGATGTCCTTGGGCATGATGGTGACGCGCTTGGCATGGATGGCGCACAGGTTGGTGTCCTCAAAGAGCCCCACCAGATACGCCTCGCTGGCCTCCTGCGGGACACGGACGGGCCCTCAGCTTTTGGGGACGAAACGAcgcattttgggggggggcatTTCGGGCGGTTTTGCGAGGAGGGGCTCACCTGCAGCGCGCCGATGGCCGCGCTCTGGAAGCGTAGGTCGGTTTTGAAGTCCTGGGCGATCTCTCTCACCAGGCGCTGGAAGGGCAGCTTGCGGATCAGCAGCTCGGTGGATTTCTGGTACCGCCGGATCTCCCGCAGAGCCACCGTGCCGGGCCTGCCCAGGGGATCAGGTGTTAACGGCTGCAGAGCAGGACCCCCAggcccccaaaacccccagactCACCCggccccccaaatcccccagacCCACCTGGTCCCTCAAGCCCCTCAGATCCACCTGGCCCCCCAGATCCCCCAGACCCACCCGGCCCCCCAAATCCCCtagacccccccaaccccccaaaccccccagacTCACCCAATCCCCCAGACCCACTcggccccccaaaccccccag
Coding sequences:
- the LOC136001127 gene encoding histone H3.3A, with protein sequence MARTKQTARKSTGGKAPRKQLATKAARKSAPSTGGVKKPHRYRPGTVALREIRRYQKSTELLIRKLPFQRLVREIAQDFKTDLRFQSAAIGALQEASEAYLVGLFEDTNLCAIHAKRVTIMPKDIQLARRIRGERA